A single region of the Hyphomicrobiales bacterium genome encodes:
- a CDS encoding hypothetical protein (Evidence 5 : Unknown function) has product MVLHLSNDIANSQMYNSGNLRKSDRLTVFVHNNIPRFPSHITCVAGGGYESVDVYLPYGYVKPVIFGCKEVNLGGTGRQQSWERQPSALRGTSQKQSTTLDLEESLGGGVFKVGPYPGELTLLNVPTSTRLALTGTTNPVEVQVIPEGSDERINISIAGVNKSLAIEGISRAHVAVWSSSQVELDSHSLKFLSLEGDGKLHVSVTKEGMERVEEISAARATGPMDFAAEQTRSLTMVGTQGPNTITLLGVGDVILSTGSADDVVRSGAGNDFVYTGRGDDVILSGGGRNLIETGEGRDRVVIERPENTVFPSGKGEMLTTIMDFDPADDKLHFPFLPEGRLVDQHAALRIQAAVCASKAGTFDGAAAATRAQMGENEVAVLVWDGMTYVLVKNTEQTTVRLNGIVEIQPEAILFG; this is encoded by the coding sequence ATGGTGCTTCATTTGTCAAATGATATCGCGAATTCGCAAATGTATAATTCTGGTAACCTCCGTAAATCCGATCGATTGACGGTATTTGTTCATAATAATATTCCTCGGTTTCCCAGTCACATAACCTGCGTGGCTGGAGGGGGGTATGAGAGTGTTGATGTTTACCTGCCTTATGGATACGTCAAGCCTGTCATCTTTGGGTGCAAGGAAGTCAATTTAGGCGGCACAGGGCGTCAGCAGAGCTGGGAGCGCCAGCCTTCCGCCTTGAGGGGGACGTCCCAAAAGCAGTCGACGACACTTGATCTCGAGGAGAGCCTAGGGGGGGGCGTATTCAAAGTAGGGCCCTATCCGGGTGAGTTGACGCTTCTCAATGTGCCGACTTCTACCCGGCTTGCGCTCACGGGCACGACAAATCCGGTTGAGGTGCAAGTAATTCCGGAGGGTTCAGATGAAAGAATCAATATCAGCATCGCCGGTGTGAACAAATCCCTCGCGATCGAAGGTATTAGCCGTGCTCATGTGGCGGTGTGGTCCTCATCCCAGGTGGAGCTGGACAGTCACAGTTTAAAATTCCTGTCGCTTGAGGGTGACGGGAAGCTGCATGTTTCAGTCACCAAGGAGGGAATGGAGCGTGTTGAAGAAATCTCGGCCGCGCGCGCCACAGGTCCGATGGACTTCGCTGCGGAGCAGACGCGATCTTTGACGATGGTGGGCACACAGGGCCCCAACACGATCACGCTCCTCGGCGTCGGTGATGTAATCCTATCCACTGGCAGTGCCGATGACGTCGTCCGTTCGGGAGCAGGCAACGACTTTGTCTATACTGGCAGGGGAGACGACGTCATCTTGTCCGGCGGGGGGCGTAATTTAATAGAGACTGGTGAGGGGCGCGACCGCGTTGTGATCGAGCGGCCTGAAAACACTGTGTTCCCCAGCGGTAAGGGGGAAATGCTCACCACGATCATGGATTTTGATCCAGCCGATGACAAGCTGCACTTTCCCTTCTTGCCTGAAGGGCGGCTGGTGGATCAGCACGCGGCTTTGAGAATCCAGGCCGCGGTATGCGCGAGCAAAGCCGGAACGTTCGATGGCGCTGCTGCGGCTACTCGCGCACAAATGGGAGAAAATGAAGTCGCGGTACTTGTCTGGGATGGTATGACTTATGTTCTGGTCAAGAATACGGAACAAACGACTGTCCGTCTCAACGGCATAGTCGAAATACAGCCGGAGGCGATCCTGTTCGGATAG
- the rpiA gene encoding Ribose-5-phosphate isomerase A has protein sequence MSTEDAKRQAAAQAVALVEDGMRLGLGTGSTAKHFVALLGERVRGGLKVIGVPTSERTRVQAEAEGIPLSDLDATPELDLTVDGADEIDEELRLIKGGGGALLREKIVAAASARMIVIADDSKRVAVLGRFPLPVEVVPFGLASTTLAVRDAAASAGCRGDLRLRRQADGSPFVTDGGHYILDGSFGAIAEPERLGQALLAVPGVVDHGLFIGLATGAIVASPHGISTYGDLTKTRMVPRS, from the coding sequence GTGAGCACCGAGGACGCCAAGCGCCAGGCCGCGGCGCAGGCTGTCGCCCTTGTGGAAGATGGCATGCGCCTCGGGCTCGGCACGGGTTCGACGGCGAAGCACTTCGTCGCCCTCCTGGGAGAGCGTGTGCGTGGCGGCCTGAAGGTGATCGGCGTGCCGACTTCGGAGCGCACGCGCGTTCAGGCCGAGGCCGAGGGAATCCCCCTGTCCGATCTCGATGCCACGCCGGAACTCGACCTGACGGTCGACGGCGCCGACGAGATCGACGAGGAACTGCGCCTTATCAAGGGCGGTGGCGGTGCTCTCCTGCGCGAGAAGATCGTGGCGGCGGCCAGCGCACGCATGATCGTGATCGCCGACGACAGCAAGCGGGTGGCCGTGCTCGGCCGCTTTCCGCTGCCGGTCGAGGTTGTGCCTTTCGGCCTCGCTTCAACGACACTCGCTGTCCGCGATGCGGCGGCCAGCGCGGGTTGCCGTGGCGATCTTCGGCTCCGCCGACAGGCCGACGGCTCGCCCTTCGTCACCGATGGCGGGCATTATATCCTTGATGGGTCATTCGGTGCCATAGCCGAGCCCGAGAGGCTTGGCCAAGCCCTGCTCGCAGTTCCCGGCGTCGTGGATCACGGGCTGTTCATAGGTTTGGCGACTGGGGCGATCGTTGCGTCGCCCCACGGTATCTCCACTTATGGAGATCTTACAAAAACGCGCATGGTGCCAAGGAGTTAG
- the gabD gene encoding succinate-semialdehyde dehydrogenase (NADP(+)) GabD has translation MQLKDSSLLVEACLINGAWVGEAQTPVTNPVNGTILAKVPHFGAEETTQAVEAAGAAQAGWAKRTAKERAGILRRWFDLIIANRDDLALIMTSEQGKPLAEARGEIDYAAAFIEFYAEEAKRLYGETIPSPWPNARMVVIRQPVGVIAAITPWNFPAAMITRKVGPALAAGCTAVVKPAGETPLTALALGVLAERAGLPAGVLNIVTGSARDIGKVMTEHPLVKLISFTGSTEVGKLLMRQAASTVKKVGLELGGNAPFIVFDDADVDAAVEGAMASKFRNMGQTCVCANRLYVQAGIHDAFVEKLTARVGALKVGDGTEAGIEQGPLITAAAVSKVEEHIADALSKGAEVRVGGKRHALGQTFFEPTVLTNVKKNMVIAREETFGPLAPVFRFETEADVIAQSNDTEFGLAAYFFSRDIGRIFRVAEALEYGIVGVNSGLISTEVAPFGGVKESGIGREGSRHGIEEYTELKYMLLAGLDK, from the coding sequence ATGCAGCTCAAAGATTCATCCCTACTTGTCGAAGCCTGTTTGATCAACGGAGCTTGGGTCGGTGAGGCGCAGACCCCCGTCACCAATCCCGTGAATGGCACGATCCTTGCCAAGGTGCCGCATTTCGGTGCCGAAGAGACGACACAGGCTGTCGAGGCCGCCGGTGCCGCACAGGCAGGATGGGCCAAGCGCACGGCCAAGGAGCGGGCCGGCATCCTGCGTCGCTGGTTCGATCTCATCATCGCCAACCGGGACGATCTCGCGCTCATCATGACCTCCGAGCAGGGCAAGCCCCTTGCCGAGGCGCGCGGCGAGATCGACTACGCCGCCGCCTTCATCGAATTTTATGCCGAGGAGGCCAAGCGCCTCTATGGCGAGACCATTCCCTCGCCATGGCCGAACGCGCGCATGGTGGTCATCCGCCAGCCGGTCGGCGTCATTGCCGCGATCACGCCGTGGAATTTCCCCGCGGCCATGATTACCCGCAAGGTGGGCCCGGCGCTGGCTGCCGGCTGCACGGCCGTGGTCAAGCCCGCCGGTGAGACACCGCTGACCGCCCTGGCTCTTGGCGTTCTCGCCGAGCGCGCCGGTCTGCCGGCAGGCGTTCTCAATATCGTCACCGGTTCCGCGCGGGACATCGGCAAGGTGATGACCGAGCATCCGCTGGTGAAACTCATCAGCTTCACCGGCTCGACCGAGGTGGGCAAGCTCCTGATGCGTCAGGCGGCCTCCACCGTGAAGAAGGTGGGCCTGGAACTCGGCGGCAATGCCCCCTTCATCGTGTTCGACGACGCGGATGTCGATGCCGCCGTCGAGGGCGCCATGGCCTCGAAGTTCCGCAACATGGGCCAGACTTGCGTCTGCGCGAACCGGCTCTATGTGCAGGCCGGCATCCATGATGCCTTCGTCGAGAAGCTCACGGCGCGCGTCGGCGCCCTCAAGGTGGGCGATGGCACCGAAGCGGGCATCGAGCAGGGTCCGCTCATCACCGCCGCGGCCGTGTCGAAGGTCGAGGAGCATATCGCCGATGCCTTGTCCAAAGGCGCGGAGGTTCGCGTGGGCGGCAAGCGCCATGCGCTGGGGCAGACCTTCTTCGAGCCGACGGTGCTTACCAACGTGAAGAAGAATATGGTGATCGCGCGCGAAGAGACCTTCGGGCCGCTTGCGCCGGTCTTCCGCTTCGAGACCGAGGCGGACGTAATCGCGCAGTCCAACGACACTGAGTTCGGCCTTGCCGCCTATTTCTTCTCGCGCGACATTGGCCGCATCTTCCGTGTCGCGGAGGCCTTGGAATACGGCATCGTCGGCGTGAACTCGGGCCTCATCTCGACAGAAGTCGCCCCGTTCGGCGGCGTCAAGGAATCCGGGATTGGCCGCGAAGGCTCGCGCCACGGCATCGAGGAATACACCGAGCTGAAATACATGCTGCTCGCGGGGCTCGACAAGTGA
- a CDS encoding conserved exported hypothetical protein (Evidence 4 : Unknown function but conserved in other organisms): MIRAFSRISFAALALALTTATAAVAQQPARQPPAQAAPQPTQSHIAIARDVIIGSGMARSFEALVPTFGEQIKQLFVTRPELAKDIDAALVQILPEIEARKQELITNSARMLATHLGEADLQQINTFFASPAGKKYVEVQPLLLNDIFDAMREWANDTADFVLERVRAELQKKGHAL; encoded by the coding sequence ATGATACGCGCTTTCAGCCGCATTTCGTTCGCCGCGCTGGCCTTGGCGCTGACAACCGCCACGGCGGCTGTCGCTCAGCAACCGGCACGGCAACCCCCCGCCCAGGCGGCGCCGCAGCCGACCCAGAGCCATATTGCTATCGCGCGCGATGTCATCATCGGTTCTGGCATGGCGCGCTCGTTTGAAGCGCTCGTGCCAACCTTTGGTGAGCAGATCAAGCAGCTGTTCGTGACGCGGCCCGAACTGGCCAAGGATATCGATGCTGCTCTTGTCCAGATCCTGCCGGAGATCGAGGCTCGCAAACAGGAGCTGATTACGAATTCCGCGCGCATGCTGGCAACGCATCTTGGCGAGGCGGACCTGCAGCAGATCAACACCTTCTTCGCCTCTCCCGCGGGCAAGAAATATGTTGAGGTGCAGCCGCTTTTGCTGAACGATATATTTGATGCCATGCGCGAATGGGCCAATGACACCGCCGACTTCGTGCTGGAACGTGTCCGCGCGGAACTGCAGAAGAAAGGCCACGCGCTCTGA
- a CDS encoding hypothetical protein (Evidence 5 : Unknown function) encodes MKTRRILGRQQPDPALVGPLCRQLGAGRWVHARRQAGDRVPELVEMMDDAIGPELVDRHFGIAEGNRDDGNARGSCGSDVGERVADHYRCRRIAAGPRDGRGQVAGVWLEHVERIPPADGGKAISHTKQLQKLDGLRLELVRADREHPAGVAEPLEGSLDAGEQPAHVGDMVAVMGDEIREKPLEFLRARGAAAGRKAAFEQRARPGANEIARLFEGQGRQVLAGEDDIERPDQVGCGVGQRAIEVESQNAGRELVHAAQLAENRSLLQGRMCRDKEERGRPRDGLAAGLRPMVMGMVERRMIQWGEAIRLRCR; translated from the coding sequence ATGAAGACGCGACGTATCCTCGGGCGTCAGCAGCCCGACCCGGCCCTGGTCGGTCCGCTCTGCCGACAGTTAGGCGCTGGGAGATGGGTCCACGCGCGCCGGCAGGCTGGCGACCGCGTCCCAGAGCTCGTCGAAATGATGGATGATGCGATCGGGCCCGAGCTGGTCGACAGGCACTTCGGTATAGCCGAAGGGAACCGCGATGACGGGAATGCCCGCGGCTCTTGCGGTTCTGATGTCGGTGAGCGAGTCGCCGACCATTACCGCTGTCGCCGGATCGCCGCCGGCCCGCGCGATGGTCGCGGTCAGGTGGCGGGGGTCTGGCTTGAACACGTCGAACGTATCCCGCCCGCAGATGGCGGCAAAGCGATCAGCCACACCAAGCAACTCCAGAAGCTTGATGGATTGCGACTCGAACTTGTTCGTGCAGACCGCGAGCACCCAGCCGGCGTCGCTGAACCGCTTGAGGGAAGCCTCGACGCCGGGGAACAGCCGGCTCATGTCGGCGATATGGTCGCTGTAATGGGCGACGAAATCCGAGAAAAGCCGCTCGAGTTCCTGCGGGCTCGCGGTGCGGCCGCTGGCCGCAAGGCCGCGTTCGAGCAGCGCGCGCGCCCCGGCGCCAATGAGATCGCGCGCCTGTTCGAGGGGCAGGGGCGGCAAGTCCTCGCGGGCGAGGATGACATTGAGCGTCCCGATCAGGTCGGGTGCGGTGTCGGCCAACGTGCCATCGAGGTCGAAAGCCAGAACGCGGGGCGTGAGCTTGTGCATGCCGCGCAGCTAGCCGAAAACAGAAGCCTTCTGCAAGGGCGCATGTGCCGGGACAAGGAGGAACGGGGCCGGCCCCGCGATGGCCTGGCGGCTGGATTGAGGCCGATGGTCATGGGAATGGTGGAGCGGAGAATGATACAGTGGGGCGAAGCGATTCGGCTCCGGTGCCGGTGA
- a CDS encoding conserved hypothetical protein (Evidence 4 : Unknown function but conserved in other organisms), which translates to MITSPFLLAKRIGIGLFAGIALAGAAPFEFVPAPQTDLNRVYRIDRVTGEVGACQYGLKEGTIGVTFCYAPGEGAGKQVPGEYGLVSSRHEREGGVFRVNFRTGEMSVCYVFNEQVVCTPQATTTSGPAVAPPSSQSEGQSPR; encoded by the coding sequence ATGATCACATCACCGTTCTTGCTTGCGAAGCGCATCGGCATCGGCCTTTTCGCCGGAATCGCCTTGGCGGGCGCGGCTCCCTTCGAATTCGTCCCGGCGCCGCAGACCGATCTCAACCGCGTCTACCGAATCGACCGCGTCACGGGCGAGGTGGGGGCCTGCCAGTATGGCCTGAAGGAAGGCACCATCGGCGTCACCTTCTGCTACGCTCCCGGTGAGGGTGCGGGCAAGCAGGTCCCGGGCGAATATGGTTTGGTCTCATCGCGGCACGAGCGCGAAGGCGGCGTCTTCCGCGTGAACTTCCGCACGGGAGAGATGAGCGTCTGCTACGTGTTCAATGAGCAGGTGGTCTGCACGCCGCAGGCGACAACGACGAGCGGCCCAGCCGTCGCTCCCCCGTCTTCCCAGTCCGAGGGGCAGAGCCCACGCTGA
- the gph gene encoding Phosphoglycolate phosphatase produces the protein MHKLTPRVLAFDLDGTLADTAPDLIGTLNVILAREDLPPLPLEQARDLIGAGARALLERGLAASGRTASPQELERLFSDFVAHYSDHIADMSRLFPGVEASLKRFSDAGWVLAVCTNKFESQSIKLLELLGVADRFAAICGRDTFDVFKPDPRHLTATIARAGGDPATAVMVGDSLTDIRTARAAGIPVIAVPFGYTEVPVDQLGPDRIIHHFDELWDAVASLPARVDPSPSA, from the coding sequence ATGCACAAGCTCACGCCCCGCGTTCTGGCTTTCGACCTCGATGGCACGTTGGCCGACACCGCACCCGACCTGATCGGGACGCTCAATGTCATCCTCGCCCGCGAGGACTTGCCGCCCCTGCCCCTCGAACAGGCGCGCGATCTCATTGGCGCCGGGGCGCGCGCGCTGCTCGAACGCGGCCTTGCGGCCAGCGGCCGCACCGCGAGCCCGCAGGAACTCGAGCGGCTTTTCTCGGATTTCGTCGCCCATTACAGCGACCATATCGCCGACATGAGCCGGCTGTTCCCCGGCGTCGAGGCTTCCCTCAAGCGGTTCAGCGACGCCGGCTGGGTGCTCGCGGTCTGCACGAACAAGTTCGAGTCGCAATCCATCAAGCTTCTGGAGTTGCTTGGTGTGGCTGATCGCTTTGCCGCCATCTGCGGGCGGGATACGTTCGACGTGTTCAAGCCAGACCCCCGCCACCTGACCGCGACCATCGCGCGGGCCGGCGGCGATCCGGCGACAGCGGTAATGGTCGGCGACTCGCTCACCGACATCAGAACCGCAAGAGCCGCGGGCATTCCCGTCATCGCGGTTCCCTTCGGCTATACCGAAGTGCCTGTCGACCAGCTCGGGCCCGATCGCATCATCCATCATTTCGACGAGCTCTGGGACGCGGTCGCCAGCCTGCCGGCGCGCGTGGACCCATCTCCCAGCGCCTAA
- a CDS encoding conserved hypothetical protein (Evidence 4 : Unknown function but conserved in other organisms), translating into MSGFALTSNYACETCNCSAIMLPETLTDHSAVRCSGCGEELGEWGAFKEMTRRIIMDEVERGTCDPRAAGVDMAMKI; encoded by the coding sequence ATGAGCGGCTTTGCCCTGACGTCAAACTATGCCTGCGAAACCTGCAATTGTTCAGCAATCATGCTTCCCGAAACCCTCACCGATCATAGTGCCGTCAGGTGTTCCGGCTGCGGCGAGGAGCTTGGCGAATGGGGCGCGTTCAAGGAAATGACCCGTCGGATCATCATGGACGAAGTCGAGCGCGGGACCTGTGACCCGCGCGCCGCCGGTGTCGATATGGCGATGAAAATCTGA